One window of the Desulforamulus hydrothermalis Lam5 = DSM 18033 genome contains the following:
- a CDS encoding glutamate synthase subunit beta produces MGKPTGFMEYQREMAANRDPLERVKDWQEFYRRLPEEKIMEQAARCMDCGTPFCHSGMVINGMASGCPNHNVPSEWNDLVYRGLWQEALKRLLKTNNFPEFTGRVCPALCEGACTAGLVGAPVTIKSIECAIIDKAFAEGWLVPQPPARRTGKKVAVVGSGPAGLACAAQLNKAGHWVTVFERADRIGGLLMYGIPNMKLDKKIVQRRVDLLAAEGITFITDTEVGKDVSADQLRQEFDAVVLCGGATKPRDLAVEGRNLKGVHFAVEFLSANTKSLLDANHRDGRFISAAGKDVVIIGGGDTGTDCVGTAIRHGCRSVVQLEIMPQLPLQRAPHNPWPQYPRVHKVDYGQQEAAALYGADPRRYCVMTKRLVGDAQGQVKEVHTVNIEWIKDDQGRFAPREIAGTEKVWPARLVLLAMGFSGPEDTLPDQLGLERDRAGNIKAAYGKFATNLPGVFAAGDMRRGQSLVIWAINEGRGAARECDRYLMGYTNLP; encoded by the coding sequence ATGGGTAAACCTACCGGGTTTATGGAATACCAACGGGAAATGGCCGCCAATCGGGACCCCCTGGAGCGGGTCAAGGATTGGCAGGAATTTTATCGCCGCTTACCGGAAGAAAAAATTATGGAGCAGGCAGCCCGCTGTATGGATTGTGGTACGCCCTTTTGTCACAGCGGCATGGTAATTAACGGCATGGCATCCGGCTGCCCCAACCATAATGTTCCTTCGGAGTGGAATGACCTGGTTTACCGGGGGCTGTGGCAGGAAGCCCTTAAGCGCCTGCTTAAAACAAACAATTTTCCGGAGTTTACCGGCCGCGTGTGTCCGGCCCTCTGCGAGGGGGCCTGCACCGCCGGTCTGGTTGGCGCACCGGTAACCATAAAAAGCATTGAATGTGCCATTATCGATAAAGCCTTTGCTGAAGGCTGGCTGGTACCCCAGCCACCTGCCCGGCGCACCGGCAAAAAGGTGGCGGTGGTGGGTTCCGGCCCCGCCGGTCTGGCTTGTGCCGCCCAGCTTAACAAAGCCGGCCACTGGGTAACGGTGTTTGAACGGGCAGACCGTATTGGCGGGCTTTTAATGTACGGCATACCCAATATGAAATTGGACAAAAAGATTGTGCAGAGAAGGGTTGATTTACTGGCGGCGGAAGGTATTACTTTCATTACCGATACCGAAGTGGGCAAAGACGTATCTGCTGATCAGCTGCGGCAGGAATTTGATGCAGTGGTGCTTTGCGGCGGAGCAACCAAACCCCGTGACCTGGCGGTAGAAGGACGCAACCTAAAAGGGGTTCACTTTGCGGTGGAATTCCTCAGCGCCAATACCAAAAGCCTGCTGGATGCTAACCACCGGGACGGCCGCTTTATTTCCGCCGCCGGCAAAGATGTGGTAATTATTGGGGGCGGCGATACCGGTACAGACTGTGTGGGCACCGCCATTCGCCACGGTTGCCGCAGTGTTGTCCAACTGGAAATTATGCCTCAACTGCCCTTGCAGAGGGCACCCCACAACCCCTGGCCCCAGTATCCCAGGGTGCACAAAGTGGATTACGGCCAGCAGGAGGCAGCAGCCCTGTACGGCGCCGACCCGCGCCGGTATTGTGTCATGACCAAGCGGTTGGTGGGCGATGCGCAGGGGCAGGTTAAAGAAGTGCACACCGTCAACATTGAATGGATAAAAGACGATCAAGGGCGCTTTGCCCCCAGGGAAATTGCCGGTACCGAAAAAGTCTGGCCGGCCCGGCTGGTACTTTTAGCCATGGGCTTTAGCGGCCCGGAAGATACTCTGCCGGACCAACTGGGACTGGAACGTGACCGAGCCGGCAACATCAAGGCGGCCTATGGCAAGTTTGCCACCAACTTGCCGGGGGTGTTTGCCGCCGGGGATATGCGCCGGGGCCAAAGCCTGGTGATCTGGGCTATTAACGAAGGACGCGGGGCAGCCCGCGAGTGCGACCGTTACTTAATGGGTTATACTAACTTGCCATAG
- the gltB gene encoding glutamate synthase large subunit: MTSAGFPRQQGLYDPQFEHDACGIGFVANIKGKKSNEILQQALNLLVNLDHRGGQGAEPDTGDGAGILMQLPHEFFVKECAKLNIQLPAAGQYAVGMLFLPTDPNRRAACRRLLERIVQEEGQTLLGWREVPVNNAMLGETAKMAQPAIWQVFLAAHAQLTDNLAFERKLYVIRKRARKEARRSLLNEGETFYFASLSSRTVVYKGMLTPDQLNKFYLDLQDPQIKIALALVHSRFSTNTFPSWERAHPYRYLIHNGEINTLRGNVNWMHARQAMCRSDVFGEDLAKILPVIDQEGSDSLMFDNTLEFLYLAGRSLPHAAMMMIPEPWSHHESMSDEKKAFYEYHSCLMEPWDGPAAIAFTDGSIIGAVLDRNGLRPSRYYVTKDDMIVLASEVGVLDIPPEKVAYKDRLRPGRMLLVDTGEGRIVSDEELKKQIASAYPYRQWINEYMVSLEDLPAAPADRQPACENINQLQQVFGYTHEDLVKILEPMAKNGVDPVGAMGHDASLAVLSEKPQLLYNYFKQLFAQVTNPPIDAIREEIITATETTLGSEKNLIQPEPDSCRRIRIKTPILSNQDLAKLRCLRRAGFQTVTLPILFNIAEGAAGLAKGLDNLFQAADRAVADGANLLILSDRGVTGEQAAIPALLAVSGLHHHLIRQGSRTRVSLLLESGEPREVHHFAVLLGYGANAINPYLAFATLQQMIDQGYLRDVEYRDAVKNYIKAATKGVVKVMSKMGISTIQSYCGAQIFEAVGIHRSVIDQYFTWTSSRIGGLDLAGIAREVELRHQRAYAGTDNTLDSGSAHQWRHDGEEHMYNPRVIYYLQQACRNGDYSLYKQYASLLDQEVQKNCTIRGLFAFKSNRPPVPIEEVESVEDICRRFKTGAMSFGSISKEAHECLAVAMNRIGGKSNTGEGGEDPARFIPDANGDSRRSAIKQVASGRFGVTCNYLVNADEIQIKMAQGAKPGEGGQLPGGKVYPWVAEVRGTTAGVGLISPPPHHDIYSIEDLAQLIHDLKNANPRARINVKLVSEVGVGTIAAGVAKGRADVVLISGYDGGTGASPRTSIRHAGLPWELGLAETHQTLVLNKLRDRIVVETDGKLMTGRDVVIATLLGAEEYGFATAPLVAMGCVMMRVCNLDTCPVGIATQNPELRKNFSGKPEHVINLMRFIAQEMREIMAQLGFRTVNEMVGRTDVLEVSEAINHWKRKGLDLSPLLYRPAVPESVGRYCRIAQDHRLEKSLDWQQLLPVCQPALEHGRPVQASLPIRNTNRVVGTMLGSEVTRRYGAAGLPEDTIQLTFTGSAGQSFGAFVPKGITMTLEGDANDYLGKGLSGGKIIVLPPAGATFRPEENIIIGNVAFYGATGGEAYIRGVAGERFCVRNSGVRAVVEGVGDHGCEYMTGGRVVVLGSTGRNFAAGMSGGIAYVLDEDGTFPGRCNREMVLLEELSDAAEIKEVQELIRRHFNYTRSTVAQRVLENWALLQPKFVRVIPKDYKRMTEALKRAYEAGLSGEQAVLAAFEENKKDKSRISGN; the protein is encoded by the coding sequence ATGACTAGTGCCGGATTTCCCCGCCAACAGGGTTTATACGACCCGCAATTTGAACACGATGCCTGCGGTATTGGCTTTGTAGCCAATATTAAGGGGAAAAAGTCTAACGAAATTTTACAGCAGGCCCTGAACCTGCTGGTGAATCTTGACCACCGCGGTGGCCAGGGGGCGGAGCCTGATACAGGTGACGGGGCCGGTATCCTGATGCAGCTACCCCATGAGTTCTTTGTCAAAGAGTGCGCCAAGTTAAATATACAATTGCCGGCCGCCGGACAGTACGCCGTGGGTATGCTTTTCTTGCCCACCGACCCAAACCGCCGGGCTGCCTGCCGGCGTCTTTTGGAGCGGATAGTGCAGGAGGAAGGCCAAACCCTGCTGGGCTGGCGCGAAGTTCCCGTAAACAATGCCATGCTTGGCGAAACAGCCAAAATGGCTCAGCCTGCCATTTGGCAGGTATTTTTGGCGGCTCATGCACAGTTAACCGATAACTTGGCTTTTGAAAGGAAACTGTATGTAATCCGCAAGCGCGCCCGTAAAGAAGCGCGCCGGTCGTTATTAAATGAAGGAGAAACCTTTTATTTTGCCAGCCTGTCCTCCCGTACCGTTGTTTACAAGGGCATGCTGACGCCGGACCAATTAAACAAATTCTACCTTGATTTGCAGGACCCGCAAATCAAAATTGCCCTGGCGCTGGTACATTCCCGTTTTTCCACCAATACTTTCCCCAGTTGGGAACGGGCCCACCCTTACCGCTATTTAATTCACAACGGTGAGATTAATACCTTGCGCGGCAATGTCAACTGGATGCACGCCCGCCAGGCCATGTGCCGGTCTGATGTGTTTGGTGAGGATCTGGCCAAAATTTTGCCGGTAATTGACCAGGAGGGCAGCGACTCCTTGATGTTTGACAACACGCTGGAGTTCCTTTATCTGGCGGGACGCTCCTTGCCCCACGCAGCCATGATGATGATTCCCGAGCCATGGTCCCACCATGAAAGCATGAGTGACGAAAAGAAGGCCTTTTATGAGTATCACAGCTGCCTGATGGAACCCTGGGACGGACCGGCGGCCATTGCCTTTACCGACGGCAGTATTATCGGTGCGGTATTGGACCGTAACGGCTTGCGGCCTTCCCGTTATTATGTAACTAAGGATGACATGATTGTTTTGGCTTCCGAAGTAGGCGTGCTGGATATCCCGCCGGAGAAAGTGGCTTATAAAGACCGCCTGCGGCCTGGGCGCATGCTGCTGGTAGATACCGGGGAAGGACGGATTGTCTCGGATGAGGAGCTAAAAAAGCAAATTGCCTCTGCCTATCCTTACCGCCAATGGATCAATGAATACATGGTCAGCCTGGAAGACCTGCCGGCAGCGCCCGCTGACCGGCAGCCCGCCTGCGAAAACATTAATCAGCTGCAGCAGGTCTTTGGCTACACCCATGAGGACCTGGTGAAAATACTGGAGCCAATGGCCAAAAACGGCGTAGACCCGGTGGGGGCCATGGGCCATGACGCATCGCTGGCGGTGCTGTCAGAAAAACCGCAGTTGCTGTATAACTACTTTAAACAGTTGTTTGCTCAGGTTACCAACCCGCCCATTGATGCTATCCGGGAGGAAATTATAACCGCCACCGAAACCACCCTGGGCTCGGAGAAGAACCTGATCCAACCGGAGCCTGACAGCTGCCGCAGAATTAGAATCAAAACACCAATTTTAAGCAACCAGGACCTGGCCAAACTGCGCTGCCTCCGGCGGGCAGGGTTTCAAACGGTTACTTTGCCCATACTCTTTAATATTGCCGAAGGTGCTGCGGGGCTGGCCAAAGGGTTGGATAACCTGTTTCAGGCAGCCGACCGGGCCGTGGCCGACGGCGCCAACCTGCTGATCCTGTCCGACCGCGGCGTAACCGGAGAACAGGCGGCCATACCGGCCCTGCTGGCTGTAAGCGGCCTGCACCACCATTTGATCCGCCAAGGCAGCCGCACCCGGGTAAGCCTGCTGCTGGAGTCCGGGGAGCCCCGGGAAGTACACCATTTTGCCGTCCTGCTGGGTTACGGCGCCAATGCCATTAACCCGTATCTGGCCTTTGCCACCCTGCAGCAAATGATTGACCAGGGGTATCTGCGGGACGTGGAGTACCGGGATGCAGTCAAAAATTACATTAAGGCGGCCACCAAGGGTGTCGTTAAGGTCATGTCCAAGATGGGCATTTCTACCATCCAAAGTTATTGCGGGGCCCAAATCTTTGAGGCAGTGGGTATTCACCGGTCAGTTATTGACCAATACTTTACCTGGACCTCCTCCCGCATTGGCGGCCTTGACCTGGCCGGCATCGCCCGGGAGGTGGAGCTGCGCCACCAAAGGGCGTATGCAGGAACTGACAACACCCTGGATTCAGGTTCCGCCCACCAGTGGCGGCATGACGGGGAAGAGCACATGTATAATCCCCGGGTGATCTATTATTTGCAGCAGGCCTGCCGCAACGGTGATTACAGCCTGTATAAGCAATATGCGAGCCTGCTTGATCAGGAAGTGCAGAAGAATTGCACCATCAGAGGGCTGTTTGCCTTTAAATCCAACCGGCCGCCGGTTCCCATTGAGGAAGTGGAGTCGGTGGAGGATATCTGCCGCCGTTTTAAAACCGGTGCCATGTCCTTTGGATCCATCAGCAAAGAGGCCCACGAATGTTTGGCTGTTGCCATGAACCGTATCGGCGGCAAGAGCAATACCGGCGAAGGCGGAGAGGATCCGGCCCGCTTTATACCGGATGCCAACGGTGACTCCCGGCGCAGCGCCATAAAACAGGTGGCCTCGGGCAGATTTGGCGTCACCTGCAACTACCTGGTTAATGCGGACGAGATTCAAATTAAGATGGCCCAAGGGGCAAAACCCGGCGAAGGGGGCCAACTGCCCGGCGGCAAAGTATATCCCTGGGTGGCTGAAGTGCGGGGCACCACTGCCGGTGTGGGCTTAATATCGCCACCGCCCCATCACGACATTTACTCCATAGAAGACCTGGCCCAATTAATTCACGATTTGAAAAACGCCAACCCCAGGGCCCGCATCAACGTTAAACTGGTATCTGAAGTGGGGGTAGGAACCATTGCCGCAGGGGTGGCCAAAGGACGGGCGGATGTGGTGCTGATCAGCGGTTACGATGGGGGTACCGGTGCTTCGCCCCGTACCAGTATCAGGCATGCCGGGCTGCCCTGGGAGTTAGGCCTGGCCGAAACCCATCAAACCTTGGTGCTGAATAAACTGCGTGACAGGATTGTGGTGGAAACCGACGGCAAGCTGATGACCGGGCGGGATGTGGTCATTGCTACCCTGCTGGGTGCCGAGGAATACGGTTTTGCCACCGCTCCCCTGGTGGCCATGGGCTGTGTTATGATGCGGGTTTGCAACCTGGATACCTGCCCGGTGGGTATTGCTACCCAAAACCCTGAGCTGCGCAAAAACTTCAGCGGCAAGCCGGAACATGTGATTAACTTAATGCGTTTTATTGCCCAGGAAATGCGGGAGATTATGGCTCAACTGGGATTCCGTACAGTCAATGAAATGGTGGGCCGGACAGACGTTCTGGAAGTGAGCGAAGCTATTAACCACTGGAAAAGAAAGGGGCTGGATCTTTCCCCGCTGCTTTACCGGCCGGCGGTGCCGGAAAGCGTTGGCAGATACTGCCGCATAGCCCAGGATCACCGGCTGGAGAAATCTCTCGATTGGCAGCAACTTTTGCCCGTTTGCCAGCCCGCCCTGGAACACGGCCGCCCTGTGCAGGCCAGCCTGCCCATACGCAATACCAACCGGGTGGTTGGTACCATGCTGGGCAGTGAGGTTACCAGGCGTTACGGGGCAGCCGGCTTGCCTGAAGATACCATTCAGCTGACCTTTACCGGCAGTGCCGGACAAAGCTTTGGGGCATTTGTTCCCAAAGGCATAACCATGACACTGGAAGGGGATGCCAACGACTACCTGGGCAAAGGCCTTTCCGGCGGCAAAATTATCGTTCTGCCGCCTGCCGGCGCCACTTTTAGGCCGGAAGAAAACATCATTATTGGCAATGTGGCTTTCTACGGGGCTACCGGCGGCGAAGCTTATATCAGGGGTGTGGCGGGCGAACGGTTCTGCGTCAGAAACAGCGGTGTCCGGGCAGTGGTGGAAGGTGTCGGCGATCATGGCTGTGAATATATGACCGGCGGCCGGGTGGTAGTGCTTGGTTCCACCGGCAGAAACTTTGCAGCCGGCATGTCAGGCGGAATTGCCTATGTGCTGGATGAAGACGGTACTTTCCCCGGCCGCTGCAACCGGGAAATGGTGCTGCTGGAAGAACTGTCTGATGCTGCGGAAATTAAAGAAGTGCAGGAATTAATCAGGCGCCACTTTAACTATACCCGCAGTACGGTTGCCCAAAGGGTGTTGGAGAATTGGGCATTGCTGCAGCCCAAGTTTGTGCGGGTAATTCCCAAGGACTATAAGCGCATGACAGAAGCCCTTAAACGAGCCTACGAAGCCGGCTTGAGCGGGGAACAGGCTGTTTTGGCGGCCTTTGAGGAAAATAAAAAAGATAAATCCCGGATCAGCGGCAACTAA
- the glnA gene encoding type I glutamate--ammonia ligase — translation MAKLTNDDVRQLCKDLHVKFIRLQFTDIFGVLKNVAITVEQLDKALEGEMMFDGSSIEGFVRIEESDMYLRPDPNTFVVFPWKPREGAVARLICDIYNPDGTPFIGDPRYALRRAIAEAAEMGYTMNVGPEAEFFLFHVDADGRPTTKTHDRAGYFDMTPIDLGEDARRDMVLTLEQMGFEIEASHHEVAPGQHEIDFKYSDALDVADKIVTFKLAVRTIAQRHGLHATFMPKPVFGMAGSGMHLNQSLITMDGQNAFYDPNAPIGMSEVSMQYIAGLMNHIQAISAITNPTVNSYKRLVSGYEAPVYVAWSSRNRSPLIRIPAKRGMSTRIELRSPDPSCNPYLALAVCLKAGLDGIKKKMVPPPPCDRNIYEMTLAERQALGIGNLPENLAEALKALAADEVIKEALGPHIFERYMEAKTIEWDRYRMQVSPWELEEYLTKF, via the coding sequence GTGGCTAAACTGACTAACGACGATGTTAGGCAATTGTGTAAGGACCTACATGTAAAGTTTATCCGCTTGCAGTTTACCGACATTTTCGGGGTATTAAAAAACGTCGCCATCACCGTTGAGCAGCTTGATAAAGCCCTGGAAGGAGAAATGATGTTTGACGGCTCCTCCATTGAGGGTTTTGTGCGCATTGAAGAATCGGATATGTACCTGCGGCCGGATCCCAACACCTTTGTGGTATTTCCCTGGAAACCGCGGGAGGGTGCAGTGGCCCGCCTGATTTGTGATATTTATAATCCGGACGGCACCCCTTTTATCGGTGACCCCCGTTATGCCCTGCGCCGGGCCATTGCTGAAGCGGCCGAAATGGGGTACACCATGAATGTAGGGCCTGAGGCGGAGTTTTTCTTATTCCATGTGGATGCCGACGGGCGTCCTACCACCAAAACCCATGACCGGGCCGGTTACTTTGATATGACACCCATCGACCTGGGGGAAGACGCCCGCCGGGATATGGTCTTAACCCTGGAACAGATGGGGTTTGAAATAGAGGCTTCCCACCATGAAGTGGCACCGGGTCAGCACGAAATCGACTTTAAATATTCCGATGCCCTGGATGTTGCGGATAAAATTGTTACCTTCAAGCTGGCTGTGCGCACCATTGCCCAGCGCCACGGTTTGCATGCCACCTTTATGCCCAAGCCGGTTTTTGGCATGGCCGGTTCCGGCATGCACTTAAACCAGTCCCTGATTACCATGGATGGCCAGAATGCCTTTTATGATCCCAATGCTCCCATTGGCATGAGTGAAGTAAGCATGCAATATATTGCCGGGCTGATGAACCATATCCAGGCCATTTCGGCCATTACCAACCCCACTGTCAACTCATACAAGCGTCTGGTTTCCGGTTACGAAGCGCCGGTCTATGTGGCCTGGTCATCCCGCAACCGCAGCCCGCTAATTCGTATTCCGGCTAAACGGGGGATGTCCACCCGCATTGAATTGCGCAGCCCGGATCCTTCCTGCAACCCCTATTTGGCGCTGGCCGTTTGCTTAAAGGCCGGTCTGGACGGTATTAAGAAGAAGATGGTACCGCCGCCGCCCTGTGACAGGAACATTTATGAAATGACCCTGGCAGAGCGCCAGGCCCTGGGTATTGGCAACCTGCCGGAGAACCTGGCGGAGGCTTTAAAAGCCCTGGCTGCCGATGAAGTAATTAAAGAAGCACTGGGGCCGCATATTTTTGAAAGATATATGGAAGCCAAAACCATTGAGTGGGATCGCTACCGGATGCAGGTAAGCCCCTGGGAGTTGGAAGAATATCTCACCAAATTCTAA
- the glnA gene encoding type I glutamate--ammonia ligase → MDAFTKKEVLEKAREMGVKFIRLQFTDIFGVLKNVAITVEQLEKALDGELMFDGSSIHGFTRIEESDMYLRPDPNTFVVFPWRPREGAVARLICDIYNPNGTPFEGCPRYALKKVLAEAKEMGYTMNVGPECEFFLFHVDKEGRPTTQTHDQAGYFDMTPVDMGENARRFMVLTLEEMGFEIEASHHEVAPGQHEIDFKYSDALDVADKIMTFKFVVRTIAQRHGLHATFMPKPIFGINGSGMHMNQSLFTLDGQNAFYDPDTPDQLSETAKYYIGGLIKHARAFAALTNSSVNSYKRLVPGYEAPCYVAWSLANRSSLIRIPAKRGMSTRVELRNPDPACNPYLAIAAALKAGLDGIKNKITPPAPTESNIYHMDAAQRAAEGIVSLPASLHEAVKELQANPVISSVLGDHILNRFVEGKMEEWDDFRTTVHEWEIKKYLTMY, encoded by the coding sequence ATGGACGCTTTTACCAAAAAAGAAGTACTGGAAAAGGCCCGGGAGATGGGAGTTAAATTTATCCGCTTGCAGTTTACAGATATTTTCGGAGTATTAAAAAACGTGGCAATTACCGTTGAACAACTGGAAAAGGCCCTGGACGGCGAGCTGATGTTTGACGGATCCTCTATTCACGGTTTTACCCGCATCGAGGAATCGGATATGTATCTCCGGCCGGACCCAAATACCTTTGTGGTATTTCCCTGGCGGCCCCGGGAAGGAGCGGTGGCCCGGTTGATTTGCGATATCTACAACCCTAACGGCACCCCCTTTGAAGGCTGCCCCCGTTATGCCCTGAAAAAAGTGCTGGCCGAGGCAAAGGAAATGGGCTACACCATGAATGTGGGACCCGAGTGTGAGTTTTTCCTGTTTCATGTAGACAAGGAAGGCCGCCCCACCACGCAAACCCATGACCAGGCCGGTTATTTTGACATGACTCCCGTTGACATGGGCGAAAATGCCCGGCGCTTTATGGTATTGACATTAGAAGAAATGGGTTTTGAAATTGAGGCTTCACACCACGAAGTAGCACCCGGCCAGCACGAGATAGATTTTAAATATTCAGATGCCTTGGATGTGGCGGATAAAATTATGACCTTTAAGTTTGTGGTGCGTACCATTGCCCAGCGGCATGGTTTGCATGCCACCTTTATGCCTAAGCCGATCTTCGGCATCAACGGCTCCGGCATGCATATGAACCAATCATTGTTTACCCTGGATGGCCAGAATGCTTTTTATGATCCCGACACACCGGATCAACTGAGTGAAACCGCAAAATACTATATCGGTGGTTTAATTAAGCATGCCCGGGCTTTTGCTGCTCTTACCAATTCCAGCGTAAACTCCTACAAGCGGCTGGTACCCGGCTACGAGGCGCCCTGCTATGTGGCCTGGTCATTGGCCAACCGCAGCAGCTTAATCCGTATCCCGGCCAAACGGGGCATGTCCACCCGGGTGGAGCTGCGCAACCCTGACCCGGCCTGCAACCCCTACCTGGCCATTGCGGCTGCTTTAAAGGCAGGATTAGACGGTATAAAAAATAAAATTACCCCTCCGGCTCCTACCGAAAGCAATATTTACCATATGGATGCGGCCCAGCGGGCGGCGGAGGGCATTGTGAGTCTGCCGGCCAGCTTGCACGAGGCCGTCAAGGAACTGCAGGCCAACCCGGTTATCTCATCCGTGCTGGGGGATCACATCTTAAACCGCTTTGTGGAAGGCAAAATGGAAGAGTGGGATGATTTCCGAACCACTGTTCACGAATGGGAAATTAAGAAGTACCTGACCATGTACTAG
- a CDS encoding ANTAR domain-containing response regulator: MANPRIVIVDADEAWCKHIKTLLGKLGCLVVGDASDGPGALQLVRNRHPDLLIIQDCLQGISGLEVARIMYEDQLGPVILTTDYLRQDTIEKAREARVFSILQKPVEEHALWPAVELALANYQEIVKLEKQLKDLRDTLETRKLVEKAKGILMQTMKLSEEEAYKRMQRQSMNKRISMRAVAEAIILAHSIK; the protein is encoded by the coding sequence GTGGCGAATCCACGAATTGTCATCGTAGATGCAGATGAGGCGTGGTGCAAGCATATCAAAACCTTGCTAGGAAAACTGGGCTGCCTTGTTGTGGGAGATGCTTCTGACGGTCCCGGTGCGCTGCAATTGGTGCGCAACCGACACCCGGATTTGTTAATCATTCAGGATTGTTTGCAGGGTATCAGCGGCCTGGAGGTAGCCCGTATTATGTATGAAGATCAGTTGGGGCCGGTAATTTTAACTACCGATTACTTGCGGCAGGATACCATCGAGAAAGCGCGGGAGGCCCGGGTATTCAGCATACTCCAAAAACCTGTGGAGGAACATGCCTTATGGCCGGCAGTGGAATTAGCATTAGCTAATTATCAGGAAATTGTTAAACTGGAAAAACAGCTCAAAGACCTGCGGGACACCCTGGAAACCCGAAAACTGGTGGAAAAAGCCAAGGGTATTCTGATGCAAACCATGAAACTAAGCGAAGAAGAAGCATATAAACGCATGCAAAGGCAGAGTATGAACAAGCGCATTTCCATGCGGGCTGTGGCGGAAGCGATTATTTTAGCGCACAGCATTAAATAA
- a CDS encoding FMN-binding glutamate synthase family protein, with amino-acid sequence MTYSKGTNASTATLTKLRTPESYCPFSGMCTTCLDGCPGFCEIGKSAVRGKEVLYPQPFGKITSASQKDYPIDYSHFNIMGTAVGAHGIEADPDKAIFPAVNLDTYLGANKDLKLSTPIVVAAMGSTNVAADNWDHLAAGCAISGAGIAIGENVCAMDPNVEIKNGRVVHSPNLAKRVKDFQEWYQGAGFIAVQANVEDTNLGVQEYAIEKLGVEAVEIKWGQGAKDIGGEVKLNTLERALQLKGRGYIVLPNPEDPKVQEAYQAGAFKEFERHSRIGMVTEEGFLKRVEELRAAGAKYIFLKTGAYRPADLARAVKFASLAKIDLLTVDGAGGGTGMSPWRMMNEWGVPTVYIQSLLTQYCDKLAAKGEYVPPIAIAGGFTLEDHMFKGFAMSAPYVKAIGMARSALTAAMVGKNIGEMLKSGKVPNEYKKYGENLEQIFINASALKEKLGDRFADLPVGAIGVYTYFERLAQGLRQFMCGARKFSLEYITRDDLVALTPEAAQISGIKYVMEADADEVEQILG; translated from the coding sequence ATGACTTACAGTAAAGGCACCAACGCCAGTACCGCTACTCTCACCAAACTGCGCACACCCGAAAGCTACTGTCCTTTCAGCGGCATGTGCACCACCTGTTTGGACGGCTGCCCGGGCTTTTGCGAAATAGGCAAATCAGCCGTCCGGGGCAAAGAGGTTCTTTATCCCCAGCCCTTTGGCAAGATTACATCCGCTTCCCAAAAGGACTATCCCATTGATTATTCACACTTTAATATTATGGGTACCGCAGTAGGAGCCCATGGTATCGAAGCGGACCCCGATAAGGCTATTTTCCCGGCAGTAAACCTGGATACCTACCTGGGTGCCAACAAAGACCTCAAGCTGTCCACCCCCATTGTAGTGGCAGCTATGGGTTCCACCAACGTGGCTGCAGATAACTGGGACCACCTGGCAGCCGGCTGTGCCATTTCCGGTGCCGGTATTGCCATCGGCGAAAACGTCTGCGCCATGGACCCCAATGTAGAAATTAAAAACGGACGTGTCGTTCATTCCCCCAACCTGGCCAAACGTGTCAAAGACTTCCAGGAATGGTATCAAGGGGCAGGATTTATTGCTGTGCAGGCCAACGTGGAAGATACCAACCTGGGCGTGCAGGAATATGCCATTGAAAAACTGGGCGTTGAAGCGGTAGAAATTAAATGGGGCCAGGGCGCCAAAGACATCGGCGGCGAAGTAAAACTGAACACACTGGAACGGGCACTGCAGTTAAAGGGCCGCGGCTATATCGTGTTGCCCAACCCGGAAGACCCCAAAGTGCAAGAAGCCTATCAAGCCGGTGCCTTTAAAGAGTTTGAACGGCACTCCCGTATCGGTATGGTTACTGAAGAAGGTTTCTTGAAGCGGGTAGAAGAACTGCGGGCAGCCGGGGCCAAGTATATTTTCTTAAAAACCGGTGCTTACCGTCCGGCAGACCTGGCCCGGGCCGTTAAGTTTGCTTCGCTGGCTAAGATTGACCTGCTGACAGTGGACGGCGCCGGCGGCGGTACCGGCATGAGCCCCTGGCGCATGATGAATGAATGGGGCGTACCCACGGTATACATCCAGTCGCTGCTGACCCAATACTGCGATAAACTGGCTGCCAAGGGCGAATATGTACCGCCCATCGCCATTGCCGGCGGCTTCACTCTGGAAGACCATATGTTCAAAGGCTTTGCCATGAGTGCCCCCTATGTGAAGGCTATTGGCATGGCACGTTCCGCTCTTACCGCTGCCATGGTGGGCAAGAATATCGGTGAAATGCTGAAGAGCGGCAAGGTTCCCAATGAGTATAAGAAGTACGGCGAAAACCTGGAGCAAATCTTCATTAACGCATCCGCCTTGAAGGAAAAACTGGGCGATCGCTTTGCCGACCTGCCGGTAGGCGCCATTGGCGTTTACACCTACTTTGAGCGCCTGGCCCAGGGCCTGCGCCAATTTATGTGCGGCGCCCGCAAGTTCAGCCTGGAATACATTACCCGGGATGACCTGGTGGCTTTAACCCCGGAAGCAGCTCAGATCAGCGGCATTAAATACGTTATGGAAGCTGATGCCGACGAAGTGGAGCAAATTCTTGGCTAA